One genomic region from Xiphophorus couchianus chromosome 21, X_couchianus-1.0, whole genome shotgun sequence encodes:
- the LOC114137230 gene encoding sialic acid-binding Ig-like lectin 7 isoform X1, whose amino-acid sequence MEGCKRVMAALSENLLTVSMLLSVFFLPGIQTACHSTHMGINITAPKHVDALSGSCLLIPCSFTDDKIMKFDSRRKTFGIWIKTSIYIVSFPRNIVYNTSWSESKYGINIIGSLSERNCTTVFSKMVKEYGGTYYFRVESGPFRSFATCDPIQVTVKDSAWSPRIEISGDMKEKNSVTVTCSALTPCPQSPPGLTLNLQPNPHRQMERNKDGTFTTTIQQNITLSEIHDGYNITCFAIYPVDGGKHKSADTDVTLSVSYSPKNTSVSITLTKGRWVELRCSSRAKPPVSVFTWFEKTSNGALKVGEGENYGLHVTEEEAYYCVATNDVGSQKSPEIRLTLPAIGIGLSHEGLGRKGIERSEVHIPILTVLGIIMLFCVFKIIIWLHRKRPQTP is encoded by the exons ATGGAGGGATGTAAGAGAGTGATGGCAGCCCTGTCTGAGAACTTGCTGACAGTCAGCATGTTGCTGAGTGTCTTTTTTCTTCCAG GAATTCAGACTGCATGTCATTCGACTCACATGGGAATCAACATTACTGCGCCAAAGCATGTTGACGCTCTGAGTGGATCCTGTTTGCTAATTCCATGTAGCTTTACTGACGACAAGATCATGAAGTttgacagcagaagaaaaacatttggaatCTGGATAAAAACGTCAATCTacattgtttcttttccaaGGAATATAGTTTACAACACCAGTTGGTCAGAAAGCAAATATGGAATCAACATAATTGGAAGTCTGAGTGAGAGAAACTGCACaactgtgttttctaaaatggtTAAAGAGTATGGAGGTACATACTACTTCAGAGTTGAAAGCGGGCCGTTCAGATCATTTGCTACCTGTGATCCTATTCAAGTAACAGTTAAAG ATTCTGCTTGGAGCCCCAGGATTGAAATCTCAGGTGACATGAAGGAGAAGAACTCTGTCACCGTAACGTGCTCAGCTCTCACTCCCTGTCCACAATCACCTCCTGGACTCACCTTGAACCTCCAACCAAACCCTCACAGACAGATGGAGAGGAACAAAGATGGAACGTTTACAACTACAATCCAGCAGAACATCACTCTGTCAGAGATCCACGATGGATACAACATCACCTGCTTTGCCATATATCCTGTGGATGGAGGAAAACACAAGTCAGCAGATACAGATGTGACTCTCAGTGTTTCCT ATTCTCCCAAGAACACCTCAGTATCCATCACTTTAACAAAAGGTAGATGGGTGGAGCTGCGTTGCTCCAGCAGAGCCAAGCCTCCCGTCAGCGTCTTCACCTGGTTTGAGAAAACCTCAAATGGAGCCTTGAAAGTAGGTGAAGGAGAAAATTATGGACTCCATGTCACTGAGGAGGAAGCTTATTACTGTGTGGCCACGAATGATGTTGGTAGTCAGAAATCTCCAGAGATTCGTCTGACTCTTCCAGCAATAG GGATTGGGCTGTCTCATGAAGGTCTTGGAAGAAAAG GAATTGAGCGTTCTGAAGTTCATATTCCAATTCTGACAGTATTAGGGATTATAATGCTTTTCTGCGTGTTCAAAATCATCATTTG GCTTCACAGGAAGAGACCCCAAACTCCATAA
- the LOC114137230 gene encoding sialic acid-binding Ig-like lectin 7 isoform X2 → MEGCKRVMAALSENLLTVSMLLSVFFLPGIQTACHSTHMGINITAPKHVDALSGSCLLIPCSFTDDKIMKFDSRRKTFGIWIKTSIYIVSFPRNIVYNTSWSESKYGINIIGSLSERNCTTVFSKMVKEYGGTYYFRVESGPFRSFATCDPIQVTVKDSAWSPRIEISGDMKEKNSVTVTCSALTPCPQSPPGLTLNLQPNPHRQMERNKDGTFTTTIQQNITLSEIHDGYNITCFAIYPVDGGKHKSADTDVTLSVSYSPKNTSVSITLTKGRWVELRCSSRAKPPVSVFTWFEKTSNGALKVGEGENYGLHVTEEEAYYCVATNDVGSQKSPEIRLTLPAIGIGLSHEGLGRKASCLKERTGIDCVQDG, encoded by the exons ATGGAGGGATGTAAGAGAGTGATGGCAGCCCTGTCTGAGAACTTGCTGACAGTCAGCATGTTGCTGAGTGTCTTTTTTCTTCCAG GAATTCAGACTGCATGTCATTCGACTCACATGGGAATCAACATTACTGCGCCAAAGCATGTTGACGCTCTGAGTGGATCCTGTTTGCTAATTCCATGTAGCTTTACTGACGACAAGATCATGAAGTttgacagcagaagaaaaacatttggaatCTGGATAAAAACGTCAATCTacattgtttcttttccaaGGAATATAGTTTACAACACCAGTTGGTCAGAAAGCAAATATGGAATCAACATAATTGGAAGTCTGAGTGAGAGAAACTGCACaactgtgttttctaaaatggtTAAAGAGTATGGAGGTACATACTACTTCAGAGTTGAAAGCGGGCCGTTCAGATCATTTGCTACCTGTGATCCTATTCAAGTAACAGTTAAAG ATTCTGCTTGGAGCCCCAGGATTGAAATCTCAGGTGACATGAAGGAGAAGAACTCTGTCACCGTAACGTGCTCAGCTCTCACTCCCTGTCCACAATCACCTCCTGGACTCACCTTGAACCTCCAACCAAACCCTCACAGACAGATGGAGAGGAACAAAGATGGAACGTTTACAACTACAATCCAGCAGAACATCACTCTGTCAGAGATCCACGATGGATACAACATCACCTGCTTTGCCATATATCCTGTGGATGGAGGAAAACACAAGTCAGCAGATACAGATGTGACTCTCAGTGTTTCCT ATTCTCCCAAGAACACCTCAGTATCCATCACTTTAACAAAAGGTAGATGGGTGGAGCTGCGTTGCTCCAGCAGAGCCAAGCCTCCCGTCAGCGTCTTCACCTGGTTTGAGAAAACCTCAAATGGAGCCTTGAAAGTAGGTGAAGGAGAAAATTATGGACTCCATGTCACTGAGGAGGAAGCTTATTACTGTGTGGCCACGAATGATGTTGGTAGTCAGAAATCTCCAGAGATTCGTCTGACTCTTCCAGCAATAG GGATTGGGCTGTCTCATGAAGGTCTTGGAAGAAAAG CCTCCTGCCTGAAGGAAAGGACTGGAATAGACTGTGTGCAGGATGGGTAG